In Microbacterium galbinum, a single window of DNA contains:
- a CDS encoding ATP-grasp domain-containing protein, with protein sequence MARVLVTGAGGPAGVAVIRSLLRRPELTVFAADMDGWAAGLYLVPAEQRRLVPPGKADDFVPALAQLVVDDRLDLVISTVDVELITLARRREELAPAVLAAPSADTLDTALDKLLLAERCAPTGRAPRTVLAGPDALAIEWEFPVFAKPRQGAGSRGIRLVPDRAALDALPLDEGLIVQDFLPGEEYSVDVIADAAGRVVAAVPRTRARVDSGVAIAGRTVHDPELEETAAEIARAIGLVGVANVQLRRDRTGAAVLLEVNPRFPGALPLTIAAGVDIPSLVVDLFLGAELPERLPFRELASVRFLEDIVVEIDDVLVSEHAGHQEEA encoded by the coding sequence ATGGCCCGCGTCCTCGTGACCGGAGCCGGAGGACCCGCCGGCGTCGCCGTCATCCGCTCGCTGCTGCGCCGACCGGAGCTGACGGTCTTCGCAGCCGACATGGACGGCTGGGCGGCAGGTCTCTATCTCGTGCCCGCCGAGCAGCGGCGTCTGGTGCCGCCGGGCAAGGCCGACGACTTCGTGCCGGCTCTCGCGCAGTTGGTGGTCGACGATCGCCTCGACCTCGTGATCTCGACCGTCGACGTCGAACTCATCACGCTCGCCCGCCGACGCGAGGAACTCGCCCCCGCCGTCCTCGCCGCGCCCTCGGCCGACACCCTCGACACCGCGCTCGACAAGCTGCTGCTCGCCGAGCGGTGCGCCCCCACCGGACGCGCACCGCGCACCGTGCTGGCCGGTCCCGACGCGCTCGCGATCGAGTGGGAGTTCCCCGTCTTCGCCAAGCCCCGCCAGGGGGCGGGGAGCCGCGGCATCCGCCTGGTGCCCGATCGGGCGGCGCTCGACGCGCTCCCGCTCGACGAGGGACTGATCGTGCAGGACTTCCTGCCCGGTGAGGAGTACTCGGTCGACGTCATCGCCGATGCCGCGGGGAGGGTCGTCGCCGCGGTGCCGCGCACCCGCGCGCGTGTCGACTCCGGCGTCGCGATCGCCGGGCGCACCGTGCACGATCCCGAGCTCGAGGAGACCGCCGCCGAGATCGCCCGGGCGATCGGGCTGGTGGGTGTCGCCAACGTGCAACTGCGCCGCGACCGCACCGGAGCCGCCGTGCTGCTCGAGGTCAACCCGCGATTCCCCGGCGCGCTGCCGCTCACGATCGCGGCGGGCGTCGACATCCCCTCGCTCGTGGTCGACCTGTTCCTGGGGGCCGAACTGCCCGAGCGGCTTCCGTTCCGGGAGCTCGCCTCGGTGCGCTTCCTCGAGGACATCGTGGTCGAGATCGATGACGTGCTCGTCTCGGAGCACGCCGGTCACCAGGAGGAAGCGTGA
- a CDS encoding response regulator, with protein sequence MSVDAIRVLVVDDDQDVSLLVKTVLERRAGCVVDLAPDGLVAVEKVAEIRPDVVITDIEMPGLNGLELLAELRRKVPAVPVVVMTAHVSVEYAVSALRAQADEFLTKPLDNARLVEVVRNLAEEGRRRREEGRRKEIVLAVGAHPDDVEIGVGGVLAAHAAAGDEITILTLSRGARGGDANSRQNESLAAAELIGARLFLKDLVDTEISGGGSTVRLIEEVVEQIQPTIVYTHSAHDRHQDHRAVNEATTVATRRVGTVACYQSPSSTIDFRPTRFVRIDGFVDQKLRLLDCFGSQTASRAYLEPEFVRATARYWSRFGGGVAVEPLEIVRETAAFVGAHELTRQEG encoded by the coding sequence TTGTCCGTAGATGCCATCCGCGTCCTCGTCGTCGATGACGACCAGGACGTCTCCCTGCTCGTGAAGACGGTGCTCGAGCGACGGGCCGGGTGCGTGGTCGACCTCGCCCCCGACGGTCTCGTCGCGGTCGAGAAGGTCGCCGAGATCCGCCCCGACGTCGTCATCACCGACATCGAGATGCCCGGATTGAACGGACTCGAGCTGTTGGCGGAGTTGCGTCGCAAGGTGCCGGCGGTGCCCGTCGTCGTCATGACCGCCCACGTCTCGGTGGAGTACGCGGTCTCGGCGCTCCGCGCCCAGGCCGACGAGTTCCTGACCAAGCCGCTCGACAACGCGCGTCTCGTCGAAGTCGTGCGCAACCTCGCCGAGGAAGGCCGCCGCCGTCGCGAGGAAGGACGCCGCAAGGAGATCGTGCTCGCGGTCGGAGCCCATCCCGACGACGTCGAGATCGGCGTCGGGGGAGTGCTCGCGGCGCACGCCGCCGCGGGCGACGAGATCACCATCCTCACCCTGTCGCGAGGCGCGCGCGGAGGCGATGCCAACAGCCGTCAGAACGAATCGCTGGCCGCCGCCGAGCTGATCGGCGCCCGCCTGTTCCTCAAGGACCTGGTCGACACGGAGATCTCCGGTGGCGGGTCGACCGTGCGTCTGATCGAAGAGGTCGTCGAGCAGATCCAGCCCACGATCGTCTACACGCACTCCGCGCACGACCGTCATCAGGATCACCGCGCCGTGAACGAGGCGACCACGGTCGCCACCCGCCGCGTCGGCACGGTCGCCTGCTACCAGAGCCCCTCGTCGACGATCGACTTCCGGCCCACGCGTTTCGTGCGCATCGACGGCTTCGTCGACCAGAAGCTGCGCCTGCTCGACTGCTTCGGATCGCAGACCGCGAGCCGCGCCTACCTCGAGCCGGAGTTCGTGCGGGCGACCGCTCGGTACTGGTCGCGCTTCGGTGGCGGCGTGGCGGTGGAGCCGCTCGAGATCGTCCGCGAGACGGCGGCCTTCGTCGGCGCTCATGAGCTCACCCGACAGGAGGGCTGA
- a CDS encoding PHP domain-containing protein produces the protein MSIGILRGDHHVHSTFSDDAVSTPEENVAAAVVAGLETLRIVDHVRRDTTWVPEYVSAIAALRVPEGLTVLTGVEAKILDTAGTLDIPELPAGIDRILIADHQFPGVDGPLGPTAVRERIADGWATTDVLDDFVAGVIAAMERHPGNQLAHCFSLLPKIGLAESDLGEERLAAWAQAAARTGTLVEVNEKWGCPEPASLAALRAAGAELVASTDSHDARDVGRYARVRDLLGAEALP, from the coding sequence GTGAGCATCGGCATCCTCCGCGGCGATCACCACGTCCACTCCACCTTCTCCGACGACGCCGTCTCGACTCCCGAGGAGAACGTCGCGGCCGCCGTCGTCGCGGGCCTCGAGACCCTTCGCATCGTCGACCACGTGCGCCGCGACACCACCTGGGTGCCCGAGTACGTCTCCGCGATCGCGGCCCTGCGCGTGCCCGAGGGGCTGACCGTGCTCACGGGGGTCGAGGCCAAGATCCTCGACACCGCGGGCACTCTCGACATCCCCGAGCTGCCGGCGGGGATCGATCGCATCCTGATCGCCGACCATCAGTTCCCCGGGGTCGACGGGCCCCTCGGCCCGACCGCCGTGCGCGAGCGCATCGCCGACGGCTGGGCGACGACGGACGTGCTCGACGACTTCGTCGCCGGAGTCATCGCCGCGATGGAACGCCATCCGGGCAACCAGCTCGCTCACTGCTTCTCGCTGCTGCCGAAGATCGGTCTCGCCGAGAGCGACCTGGGCGAGGAGCGCCTCGCGGCGTGGGCGCAAGCCGCCGCCCGAACGGGCACGCTCGTCGAGGTCAACGAGAAGTGGGGATGCCCCGAGCCCGCGTCGCTGGCCGCGCTCCGCGCCGCGGGTGCGGAGCTGGTGGCCTCCACCGACAGCCATGACGCCCGTGACGTGGGCCGGTACGCTCGCGTGCGCGACCTGCTCGGAGCGGAGGCGCTGCCGTGA
- the guaB gene encoding IMP dehydrogenase — MEQHDPFGFVGLTYDDVLLLPGHTDVIPSEADTSSRVTRRISVATPLLSSAMDTVTEARMAIAMAREGGIGILHRNLSIADQASQVDRVKRSESGMITDPITTTPDATVEEVDALCAQYRISGLPVVDGDGRLVGIITNRDMRFVSGFERQSTLVKDVMTSEGLVTASVGVAAGEVIALFAKHRVEKLPLIDADGKLAGLITIKDFDKSEKYPLATKDDQGRLRVGAAIGFFGDAWERAEALRDAGVDVLVVDTANGQSQGVIDLVKRLKADESFAHIDIIGGNVATREGAQALVDAGVDAVKVGVGPGSICTTRVVAGVGVPQVTAVYEASLAARPAGVPVIADGGLQYSGDIAKALVAGADAVMLGSLLAGTDESPGEIVFQSGKQFKQYRGMGSLGAMQTRGKQTSYSKDRYFQADVPSDDKLIPEGIEGQVPYRGPLGAVAYQLVGGLRQSMFYVGARTIEELKTRGKFVRITSAGLKESHPHDVQIVVEAPNYKK, encoded by the coding sequence ATGGAACAGCACGATCCCTTCGGTTTCGTCGGACTGACGTACGATGACGTCCTGCTGCTTCCCGGGCACACGGATGTCATCCCCAGCGAGGCCGACACCTCCTCGCGAGTGACACGTCGCATCTCGGTCGCCACTCCTCTTCTCTCCAGCGCGATGGACACCGTCACCGAGGCGCGCATGGCGATCGCGATGGCGCGCGAGGGCGGCATCGGCATCCTGCACCGCAACCTGTCGATCGCCGATCAGGCGTCGCAGGTCGACCGCGTCAAGCGCAGCGAGTCGGGCATGATCACCGACCCGATCACCACGACCCCCGACGCGACCGTCGAAGAGGTCGACGCGCTGTGCGCCCAGTACCGCATCTCGGGCCTGCCCGTCGTCGACGGCGACGGCCGTCTGGTCGGCATCATCACGAACCGCGACATGCGCTTCGTCTCGGGCTTCGAGCGCCAGTCGACCCTCGTGAAGGACGTCATGACGTCGGAGGGGCTCGTCACCGCATCCGTCGGCGTGGCCGCCGGCGAGGTCATCGCCCTCTTCGCGAAGCACCGCGTCGAGAAGCTCCCCCTGATCGACGCCGACGGCAAGCTCGCCGGACTCATCACGATCAAGGACTTCGACAAGAGCGAGAAGTACCCCCTCGCCACCAAGGACGACCAGGGTCGCCTGCGCGTCGGTGCGGCGATCGGCTTCTTCGGCGACGCGTGGGAGCGCGCCGAGGCGCTGCGCGACGCCGGTGTCGACGTGCTCGTCGTCGACACCGCCAACGGCCAGTCGCAGGGTGTCATCGATCTCGTCAAGCGCCTCAAGGCCGACGAGTCCTTCGCGCACATCGACATCATCGGAGGCAATGTCGCGACCCGCGAGGGTGCACAGGCGCTCGTCGACGCGGGAGTCGACGCGGTCAAGGTCGGCGTCGGCCCCGGCTCCATCTGCACCACCCGCGTCGTCGCCGGCGTCGGTGTGCCGCAGGTGACCGCCGTGTACGAAGCCTCCCTCGCCGCCCGCCCCGCGGGCGTGCCGGTGATCGCCGACGGCGGGCTGCAGTACTCGGGCGACATCGCCAAGGCGCTCGTCGCCGGTGCGGATGCCGTGATGCTCGGATCGCTCCTCGCCGGCACGGACGAGTCTCCGGGCGAGATCGTCTTCCAGTCCGGGAAGCAGTTCAAGCAGTACCGCGGGATGGGTTCGCTCGGTGCCATGCAGACGCGTGGCAAGCAGACCTCCTACTCCAAGGACCGCTACTTCCAGGCGGACGTCCCCAGCGACGACAAGCTCATCCCCGAGGGCATCGAGGGGCAGGTCCCGTACCGCGGACCGCTCGGCGCCGTCGCATACCAGCTCGTCGGCGGTCTCCGTCAGTCGATGTTCTACGTCGGCGCCCGCACGATCGAAGAGCTCAAGACTCGCGGAAAGTTCGTGCGCATCACCTCGGCCGGGCTCAAGGAGTCGCACCCGCACGACGTGCAGATCGTCGTGGAGGCGCCCAACTACAAGAAGTGA